In the genome of Flexistipes sinusarabici DSM 4947, one region contains:
- the ehuD gene encoding ectoine/hydroxyectoine ABC transporter permease subunit EhuD — protein sequence MLFGIEWDTATNLAFAASILPILLIGLITTLKATVVGFILAMVIGLILAALKGAPLKIISYPAAFVIEFLRDTPLLIQLFFVFYVLPELTGITIPAFVAGAVALGLQYSAYCAEVYRGGLEAVPWGQHEALKALNLPSAYGFFHIILPQAVPRIIPALGNYLVSIMKDVPILSVVTVLEMMTIARIIGDRTYNYLVPLSMVGGLYLILTLLSSFLVRFIDMKLPKSGIPLK from the coding sequence ATGTTATTCGGGATTGAATGGGATACAGCTACAAATCTTGCTTTTGCAGCATCTATTCTTCCTATTTTACTAATAGGGCTTATTACAACATTAAAAGCTACAGTTGTGGGTTTTATTTTGGCAATGGTTATCGGTTTGATACTGGCAGCCTTAAAAGGGGCACCGCTGAAGATAATCAGCTATCCGGCTGCTTTTGTTATTGAGTTTTTGCGGGATACCCCGCTGCTTATACAGTTGTTTTTTGTTTTTTACGTTCTCCCAGAGCTTACTGGTATTACTATTCCGGCATTTGTTGCCGGCGCTGTTGCGCTTGGCTTGCAGTACAGTGCATATTGTGCCGAAGTCTACAGAGGAGGTCTGGAAGCTGTACCTTGGGGGCAGCACGAAGCTCTCAAGGCATTGAATTTGCCTTCTGCTTATGGTTTTTTTCATATTATTCTGCCTCAGGCTGTACCGCGTATTATACCGGCACTGGGTAATTATCTTGTTTCCATTATGAAAGACGTTCCTATCTTAAGTGTTGTCACTGTTCTGGAAATGATGACTATAGCCAGAATTATCGGTGACAGAACCTATAATTATCTTGTTCCTCTGTCGATGGTAGGGGGGCTGTATCTTATTTTAACACTGTTGTCATCATTCTTAGTGCGTTTTATAGACATGAAACTTCCCAAGAGCGGAATACCACTTAAATAA
- the ehuC gene encoding ectoine/hydroxyectoine ABC transporter permease subunit EhuC — protein MNWIDYLGPMMDGAWVTVKLTLYSTILGAIFSFMFGLGKLSRHWYFKVPSVAYIEVFRGTSLLVQMFWLFYALPLVGQLMGVDTRIPPVIAGILALSANIGAYGAEVVRGAIQAVSKKQYEAATALNFTPKQTLWRIALPQAIPEMMPVFGNLAIQNLKDTALVSLITISDLAFVSERLRNLTQESAVVYTLALFMYFGMALVLAGMLKMLSQYVGTWRRAAGGK, from the coding sequence ATGAACTGGATAGATTATTTGGGACCAATGATGGATGGGGCTTGGGTTACTGTTAAGCTAACGTTATATTCCACTATTCTCGGAGCCATCTTTTCTTTTATGTTTGGACTCGGAAAGCTTTCCCGCCACTGGTATTTTAAAGTCCCCTCCGTTGCATATATTGAAGTATTCAGGGGCACTTCTTTGCTAGTGCAGATGTTTTGGCTGTTTTATGCTTTACCTCTGGTAGGCCAGCTTATGGGAGTTGATACTCGTATCCCGCCTGTTATTGCGGGAATTCTGGCATTATCTGCAAATATAGGTGCATACGGCGCTGAGGTTGTGCGGGGCGCTATACAGGCAGTATCTAAAAAACAATACGAAGCAGCTACTGCTCTTAATTTTACTCCCAAACAAACGTTATGGCGTATCGCTCTGCCTCAGGCAATACCTGAAATGATGCCGGTTTTTGGCAATCTTGCCATTCAAAATTTGAAGGATACTGCTTTGGTTTCTCTTATTACAATATCGGATCTGGCCTTTGTCTCGGAAAGGCTCAGAAATCTAACACAGGAAAGTGCAGTGGTCTATACACTGGCTCTTTTTATGTACTTCGGTATGGCGTTGGTATTGGCGGGAATGCTCAAAATGCTAAGCCAATATGTGGGAACATGGCGCCGTGCAGCGGGAGGTAAGTGA
- the ehuB gene encoding ectoine/hydroxyectoine ABC transporter substrate-binding protein EhuB, translating into MFNKFRKLGISFLAVGVFALLTASVASAQVTLQEIKERGYVRVATANEIPYGYVDASGKAMGAGPEVARAVLKRMGIEDIQWVVTSFSSLIPGLKANRFDMAAAEQAILPQRCEQVDYATVPNSSYGEGLLVKAGNPKDIHAYSDFAKREDLKVAIMAGADQLEMLQELGVPQSQMVMIQNNADAISTVATGRADAYAATGLTAANLAKKSDKVELAEPFKDPVIDGEEVRSWGSFTFNEGSDDFRLAFSKELKEFKKTDEWRNILEKNGFTPADIKGSFKHTAKELCSGEGI; encoded by the coding sequence ATGTTTAACAAATTCAGAAAGTTAGGAATCAGCTTCTTGGCAGTAGGAGTGTTCGCACTGTTAACTGCAAGTGTAGCTTCAGCTCAGGTTACACTACAGGAAATTAAAGAAAGAGGATATGTGCGTGTTGCTACTGCAAATGAAATTCCATATGGATATGTTGATGCAAGCGGTAAGGCAATGGGAGCCGGGCCGGAAGTTGCCAGAGCGGTATTAAAAAGAATGGGTATTGAAGATATTCAGTGGGTTGTAACAAGTTTCAGCTCTCTGATCCCCGGCTTAAAAGCAAATCGTTTTGATATGGCGGCTGCAGAGCAGGCTATCCTGCCTCAGCGTTGCGAGCAGGTGGATTATGCTACAGTACCCAATTCTTCCTATGGTGAAGGACTGTTGGTTAAGGCTGGAAATCCCAAAGATATTCATGCTTATAGCGACTTTGCCAAACGCGAGGATTTGAAAGTGGCCATTATGGCAGGTGCTGATCAGCTTGAAATGCTTCAGGAGCTCGGCGTACCGCAGTCTCAAATGGTTATGATTCAAAACAATGCTGACGCTATTTCAACTGTTGCCACAGGAAGAGCAGATGCATATGCTGCAACAGGGCTTACTGCAGCTAACTTGGCTAAAAAAAGTGATAAGGTTGAACTGGCAGAACCTTTTAAAGATCCGGTTATAGACGGTGAAGAGGTTCGTAGCTGGGGCAGTTTTACATTTAATGAAGGATCCGATGATTTTCGCTTAGCGTTCAGTAAAGAGCTGAAAGAATTTAAAAAGACTGATGAGTGGAGAAATATTCTTGAGAAAAACGGATTTACACCTGCAGATATAAAGGGCTCTTTTAAACATACTGCTAAAGAGCTTTGCTCCGGAGAAGGTATTTAA
- a CDS encoding DUF1015 domain-containing protein yields MVTVRPFRGVRYNLEKALLKHVVSPPYDVISESERESFKTKSPYNVVHLILPEGKNKYDNAGKLYNQWKSEKVLVKDDVPSFYVYEQEYRYEGKKYVRTGFVGLMKLEEFGKGKVFPHEKTLAGPKKDRYELMKACKANFSQIFGLYLDKENELEKAFASAKKTMPAASAVDDDGVKNSLWLIQDQDIVNKISRFMSNKSIYIADGHHRYETSLNLRDYFRKLNKDAAGELKPYDFVMMMFVNFYDEGLKIFPTHRVVDIDDKFDEKIFFEKLENYFVVEEIEDTRYEEFLNKKENCNIVMVYGSKYYGLSIKDDDYEKLHPVYRRVDTYILQELILKDVMGFSEDKLLNKEGISFMQSEEKVREAAEKNKAVGFILNGVPIDVVREISENGYVMPQKSTYFYPKLQTGLVFNDI; encoded by the coding sequence GTGGTTACCGTTAGACCTTTTAGAGGAGTAAGATACAATCTGGAAAAAGCCCTTTTGAAACATGTTGTTTCACCCCCCTATGATGTGATAAGCGAGAGTGAAAGAGAGAGCTTTAAAACAAAATCACCGTATAACGTTGTTCATCTTATTCTACCCGAGGGCAAAAACAAATACGATAATGCCGGTAAACTCTACAATCAATGGAAATCGGAAAAAGTCCTGGTAAAAGATGATGTCCCGTCATTTTACGTTTATGAACAGGAGTACCGGTACGAAGGCAAAAAATATGTCAGGACCGGTTTTGTTGGTTTGATGAAGCTGGAAGAATTTGGTAAAGGAAAAGTTTTCCCCCATGAAAAGACATTGGCCGGACCCAAAAAAGACCGGTACGAGCTTATGAAGGCTTGTAAAGCGAACTTCAGCCAGATTTTCGGACTTTATCTGGATAAGGAAAATGAGCTGGAAAAGGCTTTTGCCAGTGCGAAAAAAACGATGCCTGCAGCTTCAGCCGTTGATGATGACGGCGTCAAGAATTCTTTATGGCTTATACAGGATCAGGATATTGTTAATAAAATATCCAGGTTCATGTCAAATAAATCGATTTATATTGCTGATGGACATCACAGGTATGAGACATCTCTCAATCTGAGGGACTATTTCAGAAAATTGAACAAAGATGCAGCAGGTGAGTTAAAGCCTTATGATTTTGTAATGATGATGTTTGTTAATTTTTATGATGAAGGATTGAAAATTTTTCCCACTCACAGAGTGGTTGATATAGATGATAAATTTGACGAAAAAATATTTTTTGAGAAGCTTGAAAATTATTTTGTTGTGGAAGAGATTGAGGATACCCGCTATGAGGAATTCCTGAATAAGAAAGAGAATTGCAACATAGTAATGGTTTACGGGAGCAAATATTATGGTCTGTCTATTAAAGACGATGATTATGAAAAACTTCATCCTGTTTACCGAAGAGTGGACACTTATATTCTTCAGGAGTTGATTTTAAAAGATGTCATGGGCTTTTCCGAAGATAAACTGCTTAATAAAGAAGGTATTTCTTTTATGCAGAGTGAGGAAAAAGTGCGTGAAGCAGCTGAAAAAAACAAAGCTGTGGGATTCATCCTGAACGGGGTGCCTATTGATGTTGTTAGAGAAATTTCTGAAAACGGATATGTGATGCCGCAAAAATCCACTTATTTTTATCCGAAATTACAGACAGGTCTTGTTTTTAATGATATTTGA